Genomic DNA from Roseburia intestinalis L1-82:
AGAGGATGTGCAATTTTAAAAGCATATCTTCGGAGACGGAGTTTTTTTTCGCAAAAACAAGGAGGAAAATCCGCTCCTCGCCATAGGGCTCGGATTTTTCTTCGAAAAACAAGGAGGAAAATCGTCTCCTCGTCAAAGGACTCGGATTTTGCTCCGCAAAACAAGGAGGGAAATCCTCTGCTCCTGCAAGGGCAGTCGCATTTTTCTTCGAAAAACAAGGAGGATTATATGTCAGAACTTTACAATCACAAAGTCGTTGAGAAAAAATGGCAGAAAGTCTGGGATGACAATAAGGCTTTTGCTGCGACAGACGACTACAGCAAACCAAAATATTATGCACTGGTAGAATTCCCATATCCGTCAGGACAGGGACTTCATGTAGGTCATCCGAGACCTTATACAGCACTTGATATCGTAGCAAGAAAGCGCAGAATGCAGGGCTATAACGTACTGTATCCGATGGGATGGGATGCATTCGGACTTCCGACTGAGAACTATGCGATCAAAAATAAGATCCATCCGAAGATTGTAACCGAGAATAACGTAAAGCGTTTCAAAGAGCAGCTTCATTCTTTGGGCTATTCTTTCGACTGGGACAGAGAGATCAACACTACAGATCCGAGTTATTACAAATGGACACAGTGGATTTTCTTAAAACTGTTTAAAGCAGGACTTGCTTACAAAAAAGAGATGCCGATCAACTGGTGTACTTCCTGTAAAGTAGGCCTGGCAAACGAGGAAGTTGTAAACGGTGTCTGCGAGCGCTGTGGTGCTCCGGTTGTCCGCAAGGTAAAGAGCGAGTGGATGTTAAAGATCACCGATTATGCTGAGAAGCTGTTAGAGGGATTAAATGATGTAGATTATATCGAGCGTGTCAAGGTTTCCCAGAAAAACTGGATCGGTAAATCACAGGGTGCAGAGGTAGATTTTGCGATCGCCGGAAAAGAGGACAAACTCCGTGTTTATACGACACGTTGTGATACATTATTTGGTGCTACTTACATGGTTGTATCTCCGGAGCATCCGATCATTGATAAATATAAAGACGAGTTAAAGAACTGGGATGCGATTGCTGCATACCGTGAGGAAGCTGCAAAGAAATCCGATTTTGAACGTTCAGAACTTGCAAAAGATAAGACGGGTGTGGAGATTGACGGTCTTATGGCAGTCAATCCGGTAACCGGAAAAGAAATCCCGATCTGGATTTCCGATTATGTATTAATGTCTTACGGAACAGGCGCGATCATGGCAGTACCGGCACATGATGAGAGGGACTGGGAATTTGCCAAAAAGTTCAATATTCCAATGGTACAGGTTGTTGCAAAAAATGGTGAGGAAGTTGACATCAACGAAGCGGCATTTACAGATGTTGCAACCGGTGTTCTGATCAATTCTGAGTTCTTAAACGGACTGGAAGTAAAAGATGCAAAGGCAAAAATGATTGCATTTTTAGAGGAAAAAGGCATTGGTACAGCAAAGACTAACTATAAATTAAGAGACTGGGTATTCTCCCGTCAGCGTTACTGGGGTGAGCCGATCCCGATCGTTCACTGCGATAAATGCGGCTATGTGCCGATTGATGAGAGCGAGCTGCCACTGATGCTTCCTGAGGTAGAGAGCTACATGCCGACTGACAATGGAGAGTCACCGCTTGCTGCCATGACAGACTGGGTAAATACGACCTGTCCTTGTTGTGGAGGTCCTGCAAAGAGAGAGACAGATACAATGCCGCAGTGGGCTGGATCTTCCTGGTATTTCTTAAGATATACCGATCCGCACAATGATGAGGCACTTGCAAGTCCGGAGGCATTAAAATACTGGATGCCGGTAGACTGGTACAACGGCGGTATGGAGCATACAACACTCCATCTGTTATATTCCAGATTCTGGCATAAATTCCTCTATGACGAGAAAGTAGTTCCATGTCCGGAGCCTTACCAGAAACGTACTTCCCACGGAATGATCCTTGGTGAGAACGGAGAGAAGATGTCAAAATCCAGAGGAAATGTCGTAAATCCGGATGATATCGTAAGAGAGTATGGTGCAGATACCTTAAGAACTTATGAGATGTTCATTGGAGCATTTGATTTAAGTGCATCCTGGTCTGAGGATGGCGTCAAGGGCTGCCGTCGTTTCTTAGAGCGTGTATGGAAGTTACAGGACATCATGACAGAAGAAACCGGATATTCCAAAGAACTTGAGACAAAGATGCATCAGACCATCAAGAAAGTCAGCAGCGATTATGAAAATCTGAAATACA
This window encodes:
- the leuS gene encoding leucine--tRNA ligase, yielding MSELYNHKVVEKKWQKVWDDNKAFAATDDYSKPKYYALVEFPYPSGQGLHVGHPRPYTALDIVARKRRMQGYNVLYPMGWDAFGLPTENYAIKNKIHPKIVTENNVKRFKEQLHSLGYSFDWDREINTTDPSYYKWTQWIFLKLFKAGLAYKKEMPINWCTSCKVGLANEEVVNGVCERCGAPVVRKVKSEWMLKITDYAEKLLEGLNDVDYIERVKVSQKNWIGKSQGAEVDFAIAGKEDKLRVYTTRCDTLFGATYMVVSPEHPIIDKYKDELKNWDAIAAYREEAAKKSDFERSELAKDKTGVEIDGLMAVNPVTGKEIPIWISDYVLMSYGTGAIMAVPAHDERDWEFAKKFNIPMVQVVAKNGEEVDINEAAFTDVATGVLINSEFLNGLEVKDAKAKMIAFLEEKGIGTAKTNYKLRDWVFSRQRYWGEPIPIVHCDKCGYVPIDESELPLMLPEVESYMPTDNGESPLAAMTDWVNTTCPCCGGPAKRETDTMPQWAGSSWYFLRYTDPHNDEALASPEALKYWMPVDWYNGGMEHTTLHLLYSRFWHKFLYDEKVVPCPEPYQKRTSHGMILGENGEKMSKSRGNVVNPDDIVREYGADTLRTYEMFIGAFDLSASWSEDGVKGCRRFLERVWKLQDIMTEETGYSKELETKMHQTIKKVSSDYENLKYNTAIAAMMALINEFYKKNAVTKGEYETLLILLNPVAPHITEELWQIIGGTGYVYQQKWPEFDEAKTVENTVEIAVQINGKTKGTLAIGRNDAKDDVIAKAKESIADKLTGNIVKEIYVPGRIVNIVMK